A stretch of the Papaver somniferum cultivar HN1 chromosome 6, ASM357369v1, whole genome shotgun sequence genome encodes the following:
- the LOC113288839 gene encoding auxin-induced protein 15A-like, whose protein sequence is MGLRLPGKSLAKQILQRSASSAMTVADVPKGHFAVYVGENQKRFVVPISILNHPSFQDLLSRAEEEFGFAHRKGGLTIPCNEDTFIHLTSNLK, encoded by the coding sequence ATGGGTCTCCGCCTGCCAGGGAAATCACTTGCCAAGCAGATTCTTCAGCGCTCAGCTTCTTCTGCAATGACTGTGGCAGATGTCCCAAAAGGTCACTTTGCTGTTTATGTTGGAGAGAATCAGAAGCGTTTTGTAGTTCCTATATCTATTTTGAATCATCCTTCATTTCAAGACTTACTAAGCCGAGCAGAAGAAGAATTTGGGTTTGCACATCGTAAGGGTGGTCTTACTATTCCATGTAATGAAGACACTTTTATTCATCTGACAAGTAATCTAAAATAG